A single region of the Streptomyces sp. NBC_00236 genome encodes:
- a CDS encoding LacI family DNA-binding transcriptional regulator codes for MKRPTLDVVAARAGVSKSSVSRVINGETTVAPQIRDVVMRAVNELGYVPNGAARNLVTRRTDTLAVVVSDPPQGVVSDDPLFSAVVRAVSRELETAGKRLVLMLAESDRSRTRVVQYIAGGHVDGVLLVALHGTDPLPAALARQGLPVVSFNRTSAQDVPYVALDNAGGAALAVRHLLERGRRRIATITGPLELYEARERLDGYRQALRDTGRRSIVALGDFTRASGAEAMRQLLEDDPDLDAVFAANDLMAIGALRTLHQAGRRVPEDVAVIGFDDIEAASYTSPALTSVRSPMADQATAAVHLLLGLIDGGPTGPVIMPNELVVREST; via the coding sequence ATGAAACGCCCCACTCTCGATGTGGTGGCCGCCCGAGCGGGCGTGTCCAAATCGAGCGTCTCCCGGGTCATCAACGGCGAGACGACGGTCGCCCCGCAGATCCGGGACGTCGTCATGCGCGCCGTGAACGAATTGGGCTACGTGCCCAACGGTGCGGCACGCAATCTCGTCACCCGCCGCACGGACACCCTCGCCGTGGTGGTGTCCGACCCGCCCCAAGGAGTCGTCTCCGACGACCCCCTCTTCTCCGCCGTGGTCCGCGCCGTCAGCAGAGAGCTCGAGACGGCGGGCAAGCGGCTCGTGCTCATGCTCGCGGAATCGGACCGGAGCCGGACCAGGGTCGTGCAGTACATCGCCGGCGGGCACGTGGACGGCGTGCTCCTGGTCGCCCTGCACGGTACGGATCCGCTGCCGGCCGCACTGGCCCGGCAGGGCCTGCCTGTCGTGTCCTTCAACCGCACCTCCGCACAGGACGTCCCGTACGTCGCACTGGACAACGCCGGCGGAGCGGCGCTGGCCGTGCGTCATCTCCTGGAGCGCGGTCGGCGGCGGATCGCCACCATCACGGGGCCGCTCGAACTGTACGAAGCGCGTGAGCGCCTCGACGGCTACCGGCAGGCGCTGCGTGACACCGGCCGCCGCTCCATCGTGGCACTGGGCGACTTCACCCGAGCCTCCGGCGCCGAAGCCATGCGGCAGCTCCTGGAGGACGATCCCGACCTCGATGCGGTGTTCGCGGCCAACGACCTGATGGCGATCGGAGCCCTGCGCACCCTCCACCAAGCGGGCCGGCGCGTCCCCGAGGACGTGGCGGTCATCGGCTTCGACGACATAGAAGCCGCGTCCTACACCAGTCCCGCGCTCACCTCGGTGCGCAGCCCGATGGCCGACCAGGCGACCGCCGCCGTCCATCTGCTCCTCGGCCTGATCGACGGCGGCCCCACGGGGCCGGTGATCATGCCGAACGAACTCGTCGTGCGCGAGTCGACCTGA
- a CDS encoding MFS transporter, protein MPSATTDSPVPPTQAPPLDRPQGLRAKPWLTLIAVAFGLFMVGLDGSVVSIANPEIGRDLGASTSDLQWVTNSYLLALAAALILGGKLGDRFGRRTVYLIGVAGFTAASVAIGLCGSIEGVITFRAVQGFFGALLMPNTLGMLRAVFPPRKFGMAVGIWAMVSSVSTALGPIVGGLLVQHVNWESVFYINAPIGVIALVFSMIVLPQTRNSAAADEKFDILGVVLLAVGLLALVFGVVKGETWGWTSGGTLGAMGAGAVLLVAFGLHENRAASPLLPMRLFRNRALTIGTVVTALNFFVLLGVIFFVMLYLQSVRGFTPVEAGVRTLPLSLASVVASPLGAALTGRFGPRLTMPLGMALQAVACFAMLGWSADSSYTAMWPPFIALGLGVGMVMASSSDAIVGNAPVRDGGVAGGLQATALQMGGALGTSVLVSLISSRVGSTLTGELTAAGVPADAAARLNEAKDAVAMGVAPVSGEMPDRLRSAVVEGSHQAFMNGVHTSVLVAGSLCVVGALVALAGVRRAPEQPVT, encoded by the coding sequence ATGCCCTCCGCCACCACCGACTCCCCGGTTCCGCCGACCCAAGCACCACCCCTGGACAGGCCCCAGGGCCTGCGGGCCAAACCGTGGCTGACCCTGATCGCGGTCGCCTTCGGCCTCTTCATGGTCGGCCTGGACGGTTCGGTCGTCTCGATCGCCAATCCCGAGATCGGCCGGGACCTGGGAGCCTCCACGTCCGACCTGCAGTGGGTCACCAACTCCTATCTGCTCGCCCTCGCCGCCGCGCTGATCCTCGGCGGCAAGCTCGGCGACCGCTTCGGCCGCCGTACCGTCTACCTGATCGGTGTCGCGGGCTTCACCGCCGCGTCCGTCGCCATCGGGCTCTGCGGATCCATCGAAGGCGTCATCACCTTCCGCGCGGTGCAGGGCTTCTTCGGGGCCCTGCTGATGCCCAACACCCTCGGCATGCTGCGGGCGGTCTTCCCGCCGAGGAAGTTCGGCATGGCGGTCGGCATCTGGGCCATGGTGTCGTCGGTCTCCACCGCCCTCGGGCCCATCGTCGGCGGCCTGCTCGTCCAGCACGTGAACTGGGAGTCGGTCTTCTACATCAACGCCCCCATCGGCGTCATCGCGCTGGTCTTCAGCATGATCGTGCTGCCGCAGACCAGGAACAGCGCTGCCGCGGACGAGAAGTTCGACATTCTCGGTGTCGTCCTGCTGGCAGTGGGGCTGCTCGCCCTCGTGTTCGGGGTCGTCAAGGGCGAGACGTGGGGCTGGACCTCCGGTGGCACCCTGGGTGCCATGGGAGCCGGTGCGGTGCTTCTGGTCGCCTTCGGGCTCCACGAGAACCGGGCCGCTTCCCCCCTGCTGCCCATGCGGCTGTTCCGTAACCGGGCGCTGACCATCGGCACGGTCGTCACGGCGCTGAACTTCTTCGTGCTGCTCGGCGTGATCTTCTTCGTGATGCTGTACCTGCAGAGCGTGCGCGGGTTCACTCCGGTGGAAGCCGGTGTGCGCACGCTGCCGCTGAGCCTCGCCTCGGTCGTCGCTTCCCCGCTCGGGGCGGCGCTGACGGGCAGGTTCGGGCCGCGGCTCACCATGCCGCTCGGCATGGCCCTGCAGGCGGTCGCCTGTTTCGCCATGCTCGGCTGGAGCGCCGACTCCTCCTACACCGCGATGTGGCCCCCGTTCATCGCGCTCGGCCTGGGCGTCGGCATGGTGATGGCGTCCTCCTCCGATGCCATCGTCGGCAACGCGCCGGTCAGGGACGGCGGCGTGGCGGGCGGTCTGCAGGCGACCGCCTTGCAGATGGGCGGCGCGCTCGGCACGTCCGTGCTGGTCTCGCTCATCAGCAGCCGGGTCGGCTCCACCCTCACCGGTGAACTGACCGCCGCCGGCGTCCCCGCGGACGCGGCCGCCCGGCTGAACGAGGCGAAGGACGCGGTGGCCATGGGCGTTGCTCCCGTCTCCGGCGAGATGCCGGACCGGCTCAGGAGCGCCGTCGTCGAGGGGAGCCATCAGGCGTTCATGAACGGCGTGCACACTTCCGTGCTCGTCGCCGGCTCCCTGTGCGTCGTCGGCGCACTCGTCGCCTTGGCCGGCGTACGACGCGCCCCCGAGCAGCCCGTCACCTGA
- a CDS encoding MarR family winged helix-turn-helix transcriptional regulator, with protein sequence MPEHNASAQDIDHVAARLVACLPELTRALDRQVARDFAHPKPPEAQLALLRHVEDNDGVTVRAAAEALLMKPNNVSAMVTQLTEQGLLERRQDLADKRVAHLHLTPVARQQVADVERLLSTHLGHALRALTDGEMDAIGSALGALAALTQHVQARH encoded by the coding sequence ATGCCCGAGCACAACGCGTCCGCCCAGGACATCGACCACGTGGCGGCACGCCTCGTGGCGTGCCTGCCGGAGCTGACTCGGGCCCTCGACCGTCAGGTCGCGCGGGACTTCGCGCACCCCAAGCCTCCTGAGGCACAGCTCGCGCTCCTTCGTCATGTCGAGGACAACGACGGCGTCACCGTGCGCGCCGCGGCCGAGGCGCTGCTGATGAAGCCGAACAACGTGAGCGCGATGGTCACCCAGCTGACCGAGCAGGGGCTGCTGGAGCGCCGGCAGGACCTGGCCGACAAGCGGGTCGCGCACCTGCACCTCACTCCGGTCGCCAGGCAGCAGGTCGCCGACGTCGAGCGACTGCTGAGTACCCATCTCGGCCACGCCTTGCGTGCGCTGACGGACGGTGAGATGGACGCCATCGGCTCCGCTCTGGGCGCCCTCGCGGCACTCACCCAGCACGTGCAAGCTCGCCACTGA
- a CDS encoding Lrp/AsnC family transcriptional regulator, with translation MDRLDREILGVLQEDARISYRDLGTRVGLSANAAADRVRRLRKDGVIRGFTVIIDPAADTRTGLVVFIDVSLRSDTTNEVFERAVLTLPGITEVVHVTGAHDYLVRATAADTAALDGLLRRLKREAGVAHSSTRIALRAAPAR, from the coding sequence ATGGACCGTCTGGACAGAGAAATCCTCGGCGTCCTCCAGGAGGACGCGCGGATCTCGTACCGGGATCTGGGGACACGGGTCGGGCTCAGCGCCAACGCGGCCGCCGACCGGGTGCGCCGGCTGCGCAAGGACGGCGTCATCCGCGGCTTCACCGTGATCATCGACCCCGCCGCCGACACCCGTACCGGGCTCGTCGTCTTCATCGACGTGTCCCTGCGCTCGGACACCACCAACGAGGTGTTCGAGCGTGCGGTGCTGACCCTGCCCGGAATCACCGAAGTGGTGCATGTGACGGGCGCGCACGACTACCTCGTACGGGCCACGGCCGCCGACACGGCGGCGCTGGACGGCCTGCTGCGCAGGCTCAAGCGCGAGGCGGGCGTCGCCCACTCCAGCACCAGGATCGCGCTCAGAGCGGCGCCTGCCAGATGA
- a CDS encoding MFS transporter, whose amino-acid sequence MDTAAKQSPAPAAEKPSGAAYRNLVMATIGFALTFWAWNLIAPMSADYKDRLGLSSFQQSLLVAVPVLVGSLGRIPVGALTDKYGARLMFPLISALTVVPVLLLIPAKDSYGAMLAVGFLLGLGGTTFAIGIPLVNSWFPPADRGLALGVFGMGMGGVALSGYFTPRIAKHGDNLPFLVVAGALVVYAALAAVLVNDRPGRQVPTDTLAHRLGAAGRLRVTWELSALYAIGFGGIVAFGVYLPTYLKTWYELSPTDAGTKAAGFALVTVIFRPIGGWLSDRMHPAVVTSFALGLAALMAIVQAFDPELAPGGTIALLCMAAGLGTASGSVFALVSQVTPQAKVGSVTGIVGAMGGLGGFVPPLVMGAIYSAKDSYSIGFMLLSDLALAGCVYAYGRMRNIQRDS is encoded by the coding sequence GTGGATACCGCAGCCAAGCAGTCACCGGCCCCGGCCGCCGAGAAGCCCTCCGGCGCCGCCTACCGCAACCTCGTGATGGCCACGATCGGCTTCGCACTCACCTTCTGGGCCTGGAACCTGATCGCACCCATGTCCGCGGACTACAAGGACCGGCTCGGCCTGAGTTCGTTCCAGCAGTCCCTGCTGGTGGCCGTGCCGGTGCTCGTCGGCTCGCTGGGCCGCATCCCGGTGGGCGCGCTCACCGACAAGTACGGTGCGCGGCTGATGTTCCCGCTGATCTCGGCGCTCACCGTCGTGCCGGTGCTGCTGCTGATCCCGGCCAAGGACTCCTACGGCGCGATGCTGGCCGTCGGCTTTCTGCTGGGGCTGGGCGGGACGACGTTCGCGATCGGCATCCCCCTGGTCAACTCGTGGTTCCCGCCCGCCGACCGCGGCCTCGCGCTCGGTGTGTTCGGCATGGGCATGGGCGGCGTCGCCCTGTCCGGCTACTTCACCCCGCGGATCGCCAAGCACGGTGACAACCTGCCCTTCCTCGTGGTCGCCGGCGCACTCGTGGTGTACGCGGCGCTGGCGGCGGTGCTGGTCAACGACCGCCCGGGCCGCCAGGTGCCGACCGACACGCTGGCCCACCGGCTGGGTGCGGCGGGCCGGCTGCGGGTCACCTGGGAGCTGTCCGCGCTGTACGCGATCGGCTTCGGCGGCATCGTCGCGTTCGGGGTCTACCTGCCGACGTACCTGAAGACCTGGTACGAGCTCTCGCCGACCGACGCCGGCACGAAGGCGGCCGGTTTCGCCCTGGTCACGGTCATCTTCCGGCCGATCGGCGGCTGGCTCTCGGACCGGATGCACCCGGCGGTCGTCACGTCGTTCGCGCTCGGTCTCGCCGCGCTGATGGCGATCGTCCAGGCCTTCGACCCCGAGCTGGCGCCCGGCGGCACGATCGCGCTGCTCTGCATGGCGGCCGGCCTGGGCACCGCGAGCGGCAGCGTCTTCGCCCTGGTCTCGCAGGTGACGCCGCAGGCGAAGGTGGGCAGTGTCACCGGCATCGTCGGCGCGATGGGCGGCCTCGGCGGCTTCGTGCCACCACTGGTGATGGGCGCGATCTACAGCGCGAAGGACTCGTACTCGATCGGCTTCATGCTGCTGTCCGACCTGGCGCTGGCGGGCTGTGTGTACGCGTACGGGCGGATGCGGAACATCCAGCGGGACTCCTGA
- a CDS encoding discoidin domain-containing protein — protein sequence MQAPLRRFSLFLALAAALLAFVALPTPSAQAAEVLLSQGKPATSSSTEGNFGAGSAVDGDPGTRWSSAFTDPQWIQIDLGASAGISRVVLNWEAAYGTAFRIEVSSDAESWTVVHQTAAGTGGTQNLAVSGTGRYVRMYGTQRATAYGYSLWEFQVYGTGGPGGDTARLLSYGRPGAASSSQSDQNCWECTPARAFDRDPASRWSTSSTTGWTDPGWISVDLGATAQIDKVVLQWDPAYAKSFQIQVSSNGADWTPIYSTTSGTGFKQTLAVSGTGRYVRMYGTQRATPYGYSLWEFQVYGTGGAPIPAPPLPSDPANPPRLVWSDDFDGAAGGRPDSSKWRADPGTGPNNELEYYTDHRNAALDGAGHLVMEARKEATAGSSCPRDPLSGSTTCQYTSARMNTGATFQFTYGRVEARIKVPKGNGLWPAFWMMGGDFLTGRPWPYNGEVDIMEILGKDVKTAYSTVHAPAYNGGGGIGAPYTLPGNADFSDDFHTWVADWNSKGITYSLDGRTVLTLDKEQVEQTRGPWIFDHPHYLILNLAVGGDWPGPTDAGTPFPAKMLVDHVRVYQ from the coding sequence ATGCAAGCGCCACTGCGTCGCTTCAGCTTATTTTTGGCCCTTGCGGCCGCACTGCTCGCTTTCGTCGCTCTCCCCACACCTTCCGCGCAGGCGGCGGAGGTGCTGCTCTCTCAGGGAAAGCCCGCCACCTCGTCGAGTACCGAGGGAAACTTCGGCGCCGGTAGCGCCGTCGACGGCGACCCCGGGACGCGCTGGTCCAGCGCCTTCACCGACCCGCAGTGGATTCAGATCGACCTCGGGGCGAGTGCCGGGATCAGCCGGGTCGTCCTCAACTGGGAAGCCGCGTACGGCACGGCGTTCAGGATCGAGGTGTCGAGCGACGCGGAGAGCTGGACCGTCGTCCACCAGACAGCGGCGGGCACGGGTGGCACCCAGAACCTGGCCGTCTCCGGCACCGGCCGCTACGTACGCATGTACGGGACGCAACGCGCCACCGCTTACGGCTACTCACTGTGGGAGTTCCAGGTGTACGGCACCGGCGGTCCCGGCGGTGACACCGCCAGGCTGCTCTCCTACGGCCGGCCGGGCGCCGCTTCCTCTTCCCAGAGTGACCAGAACTGCTGGGAATGCACGCCGGCCAGGGCCTTCGACCGGGATCCGGCCTCTCGCTGGTCCACGAGCTCCACCACGGGATGGACCGATCCGGGCTGGATCTCCGTCGATCTCGGGGCGACGGCGCAGATCGACAAGGTCGTCCTGCAGTGGGATCCCGCGTACGCCAAGTCCTTCCAGATCCAGGTCTCCTCGAATGGAGCCGACTGGACACCGATCTATTCGACGACGTCCGGCACGGGCTTCAAGCAGACGCTGGCCGTCTCCGGAACGGGCCGCTACGTACGCATGTACGGGACACAGCGCGCCACCCCTTACGGCTACTCGCTGTGGGAGTTCCAGGTGTACGGCACCGGCGGCGCTCCGATACCGGCTCCGCCGCTGCCGAGTGACCCCGCGAACCCGCCGCGGCTGGTGTGGAGCGACGATTTCGACGGCGCCGCAGGCGGCAGGCCCGACTCCTCGAAGTGGAGGGCCGACCCGGGCACCGGGCCGAACAACGAGCTGGAGTACTACACCGACCACCGCAACGCCGCGCTGGACGGTGCGGGACACCTGGTGATGGAAGCCCGCAAGGAGGCCACCGCCGGATCGTCGTGCCCGCGTGACCCGCTGAGCGGCAGCACCACGTGTCAGTACACCTCGGCGCGGATGAACACCGGCGCGACGTTCCAGTTCACCTACGGCCGCGTCGAAGCACGCATCAAGGTGCCCAAGGGCAACGGTCTGTGGCCCGCGTTCTGGATGATGGGCGGCGACTTCCTGACGGGCCGGCCGTGGCCGTACAACGGCGAGGTCGACATCATGGAGATCCTCGGCAAGGACGTGAAGACCGCCTACTCGACCGTCCACGCGCCCGCCTACAACGGCGGGGGTGGAATCGGCGCGCCGTACACACTGCCCGGGAACGCCGACTTCTCCGACGACTTCCACACCTGGGTCGCCGACTGGAACAGCAAGGGCATCACCTACAGCCTGGACGGCCGGACCGTTCTGACTCTCGACAAGGAGCAGGTGGAGCAGACACGGGGACCGTGGATCTTCGACCACCCTCACTACCTGATCCTCAACCTGGCGGTCGGGGGTGACTGGCCGGGCCCGACGGACGCCGGCACTCCCTTCCCCGCCAAAATGCTCGTCGACCACGTGCGGGTCTATCAGTGA
- a CDS encoding VOC family protein, whose translation MAAEPQGTPCWADASFSDLEGAKRFYGEVLGWTYGESLPEYGNYTQAYVDGKAVAALSPPMPGQDAPPAWCLYLASPDAAATAAKVRENGGTVLVEPMQVGEFGTMVLASDPGGAAFGVWQAGTHEGFEARTVPGAYAWAEIFTREPSKADAFFPAVFGYGVKRMVDDAVDFTLYDLGSDPVLGRMKMTEEFPPEVPSHLNVYFTVADCDAAVEKAKSLGAELRFGPMTMPFGRFAALTDPQGAAFSLIDGTTTGGDMPEIEDVS comes from the coding sequence ATGGCCGCAGAACCACAGGGCACACCGTGCTGGGCGGACGCGTCGTTCAGCGACCTGGAAGGCGCTAAGCGCTTCTACGGTGAGGTGCTGGGCTGGACGTACGGCGAGTCGCTGCCCGAGTACGGCAACTACACGCAGGCCTACGTGGACGGAAAGGCGGTCGCCGCCCTGTCCCCGCCCATGCCCGGCCAGGACGCGCCGCCCGCCTGGTGTCTGTACCTCGCCTCGCCGGACGCGGCGGCCACCGCCGCCAAGGTCCGCGAGAACGGCGGCACGGTCCTGGTGGAGCCGATGCAGGTCGGTGAGTTCGGGACGATGGTGCTGGCGAGCGACCCGGGCGGCGCGGCCTTCGGCGTGTGGCAGGCGGGCACCCACGAGGGCTTCGAGGCGCGGACGGTGCCGGGTGCGTACGCCTGGGCCGAGATCTTCACCCGGGAGCCGTCGAAGGCGGACGCCTTCTTCCCGGCGGTGTTCGGCTACGGGGTGAAGCGCATGGTCGACGACGCGGTCGACTTCACGCTGTACGACCTGGGCTCGGACCCCGTGCTCGGCCGGATGAAGATGACCGAGGAGTTCCCGCCCGAGGTGCCGTCGCATCTGAACGTGTACTTCACCGTCGCCGACTGCGACGCCGCGGTGGAGAAGGCGAAGTCGCTCGGGGCGGAACTCCGGTTCGGCCCGATGACCATGCCGTTCGGCCGGTTCGCCGCGCTGACCGACCCGCAGGGCGCCGCGTTCTCGCTGATCGACGGAACGACGACCGGGGGCGACATGCCCGAGATCGAGGACGTCTCCTGA
- a CDS encoding acyl-CoA synthetase produces the protein MPLLPALQDAAAPAAAREAVRFDDLSLSYAQLAAAADSLAARIAGADRVAVWATPTAQTVVAVVAALRAGVPAVPLNPKTGERELAHIVADSAPSTVLASAGDVLPPALAGLRRLDVSVAAPARADTEFPEPSPESPALVVYTSGTTGPPKGAVLPRRAIASSLDALEDAWQWTGDDVLVHALPLFHVHGLILGVLGPLRRGGSVRHLGRFSTEGVARELSSGGTMLFGVPTMYHRLAEALADPSASDGLTKALAGARLLVSGSAALPVHDHERIAAATGRRVIERYGMTETLMNTGVRADGEPRPGTVGAPLRGVELRLVEEDGTPLADPASIGEIQVRGPNLFTEYLNRPDATAAALTADGWFRTGDMATLDPDGYVRIVGRKATDLIKSGGYKIGAGEIENALLDHPGVREAAVTGEPDPDLGERVVAWVVPADPAAPPSAAELADHVAAQLSPHKRPRTVRYLDALPRNDLGKIMKRSLHG, from the coding sequence ATGCCACTTCTGCCTGCACTCCAGGACGCGGCCGCCCCTGCGGCCGCCCGCGAAGCCGTCCGGTTCGACGACCTCTCCCTGTCCTACGCACAGTTGGCCGCCGCCGCGGATTCGCTCGCGGCCCGGATCGCCGGCGCGGACCGGGTCGCGGTCTGGGCCACGCCCACCGCGCAGACCGTGGTCGCGGTGGTCGCCGCACTACGGGCGGGCGTGCCCGCCGTACCGCTGAACCCGAAGACGGGCGAACGGGAACTGGCGCACATCGTCGCCGACAGCGCGCCCTCGACCGTGCTGGCCTCGGCCGGTGACGTACTGCCGCCCGCGCTGGCCGGGCTGCGACGGCTGGACGTGTCCGTGGCGGCCCCGGCCCGCGCGGACACGGAGTTCCCCGAGCCCTCCCCCGAGTCCCCCGCCCTGGTCGTGTACACCTCCGGCACCACCGGCCCGCCCAAGGGCGCCGTCCTGCCGCGCCGGGCGATCGCCTCCTCGCTGGACGCGCTGGAGGACGCCTGGCAGTGGACCGGGGACGACGTCCTCGTCCACGCCCTGCCCCTGTTCCATGTGCACGGTCTGATCCTGGGCGTCCTCGGCCCGCTGCGCCGAGGCGGTTCCGTACGCCACCTCGGCCGGTTCTCCACCGAGGGCGTGGCCCGGGAGCTCAGCTCCGGCGGCACGATGCTGTTCGGCGTGCCGACGATGTACCACCGGCTCGCGGAAGCGCTTGCGGACCCCTCGGCGTCGGACGGCCTCACGAAGGCACTCGCGGGCGCACGGCTGCTGGTCTCCGGGTCGGCCGCGCTGCCCGTCCACGACCACGAACGGATCGCGGCCGCGACCGGCCGCCGGGTCATCGAGCGGTACGGCATGACGGAGACGCTGATGAACACGGGCGTCCGGGCGGACGGCGAACCCCGTCCCGGCACGGTCGGCGCGCCCCTGCGCGGCGTCGAGCTCCGCCTGGTGGAGGAGGACGGCACCCCGCTCGCCGACCCCGCGTCCATCGGCGAGATCCAGGTGCGCGGCCCGAACCTGTTCACCGAGTACCTGAACCGCCCCGACGCCACGGCCGCGGCCCTCACCGCCGACGGCTGGTTCCGCACCGGCGACATGGCCACGCTCGACCCGGACGGGTACGTACGGATCGTGGGCCGCAAGGCCACCGACCTGATCAAGAGCGGCGGCTACAAGATCGGCGCCGGCGAGATCGAGAACGCGCTGCTGGACCACCCGGGCGTCCGGGAGGCGGCCGTCACGGGTGAACCGGACCCGGACCTGGGCGAACGCGTCGTCGCCTGGGTGGTGCCGGCCGACCCTGCCGCCCCGCCCTCGGCCGCCGAGCTGGCGGACCATGTCGCGGCCCAGCTGTCCCCGCACAAGCGCCCGCGCACGGTCCGCTACCTGGACGCGCTGCCGCGCAACGACCTGGGGAAGATCATGAAGCGGTCCCTCCATGGCTGA
- a CDS encoding carboxyl transferase domain-containing protein, whose amino-acid sequence MADRATAREAIAALTADFTESTAPAGDTAGDGPLDWSGYAGSRARATARTGEQESVVHGTATVGGRPCVLISFEFGFLGGSLGQRTGDRLEAAYEEAMNRRLPLVSLIATGGSRMQEGMIALTQLHRVARASARLRAAGPAQLAVLRDPTTGGGWATLGAGADVILALPGAQVGFAGSRVRPPDADPGAYTAEGQLAAGQTDAVVPPGELRATVGHWLRLLAHRDTPPAPAPVPEALSSAGLPRTGWDAVVRARSASRPRAEAYLDAYFTVRLPLSGDRCGGTDPGLLCGFGLHDGEPVAYVAQCGTATRPAGYRTAARVIRLADRLGVPVLTLVDTPGAANDAAAERAGAGAAIADAFAAIAAARVPVTTLVIGEGGSGGALALAAPGNTHVTADSYFSVIAPELAAAILKRSPDQVHATADQLRLRPQDLVDLGVAHSVVRRDAPGR is encoded by the coding sequence ATGGCTGACCGCGCGACGGCCCGCGAGGCGATCGCCGCCCTCACCGCCGACTTCACCGAGTCCACCGCACCCGCCGGGGACACCGCGGGCGACGGACCGCTCGACTGGTCCGGGTACGCCGGGTCCCGGGCCCGGGCCACCGCCCGCACCGGCGAGCAGGAGTCCGTCGTCCACGGCACCGCCACGGTCGGCGGCCGGCCCTGCGTGCTGATCTCCTTCGAGTTCGGCTTCCTCGGCGGCTCGCTGGGACAGCGCACCGGCGACCGGCTGGAGGCGGCGTACGAGGAGGCCATGAACCGGCGGCTGCCCCTCGTCTCGCTCATCGCGACGGGCGGCAGCCGGATGCAGGAGGGCATGATCGCGCTCACCCAGCTGCACCGGGTGGCCCGCGCCTCGGCCCGGCTGCGCGCGGCCGGACCCGCGCAGCTCGCGGTCCTGCGCGACCCGACGACCGGCGGCGGCTGGGCGACCCTGGGGGCGGGCGCCGACGTGATCCTGGCGCTCCCGGGCGCCCAGGTCGGGTTCGCCGGCTCCCGGGTGCGGCCGCCGGACGCGGACCCGGGCGCCTACACCGCCGAGGGCCAGCTGGCGGCCGGCCAGACCGACGCGGTCGTCCCGCCCGGCGAGCTGCGGGCCACGGTGGGCCACTGGCTCCGGCTGCTCGCCCACCGCGACACCCCGCCCGCCCCCGCCCCGGTCCCGGAGGCGCTCTCCTCGGCCGGGCTCCCCCGGACCGGCTGGGACGCGGTGGTCCGCGCCCGGTCCGCGTCCCGGCCGCGCGCCGAGGCGTATCTGGACGCCTACTTCACCGTGCGGCTCCCGCTGAGCGGCGACCGCTGCGGGGGCACGGATCCGGGGCTGCTGTGCGGGTTCGGGCTGCACGACGGGGAGCCGGTCGCGTACGTGGCGCAGTGCGGTACCGCGACCCGTCCGGCCGGTTACCGCACCGCGGCCCGGGTGATCCGGCTGGCCGACCGGCTCGGGGTCCCGGTCCTCACCCTGGTCGACACACCGGGCGCGGCCAACGACGCGGCGGCGGAGCGGGCCGGTGCGGGCGCGGCCATCGCCGACGCCTTCGCGGCGATAGCGGCGGCACGGGTCCCCGTCACGACGCTGGTGATCGGCGAGGGCGGCTCGGGCGGGGCGCTGGCCCTCGCGGCGCCGGGCAACACCCACGTCACCGCGGACAGCTACTTCTCCGTCATCGCCCCGGAGCTCGCCGCGGCGATCCTCAAGCGCTCCCCGGACCAGGTACACGCCACGGCCGACCAGTTGCGGCTGCGCCCGCAGGACCTGGTGGACCTCGGCGTCGCCCACTCGGTCGTACGACGGGACGCGCCGGGCCGGTGA